The DNA window TACTCACACGCGTTGCGCTTATCCTTTGGGGCAACGCGCGCAGGAATAGGTTGAGTACATTCAAAGCGACTCCCCGTATCAAAAAACAGGCAATTCTTGCAGGTATGAAGATCAGCTCCACAGCGCTGACACTGGCTGTCAGTTGAAATACCAAATTGCACAGGCATCAGATGCCCACACAATCCACAACGAAAGACCTCACGAACACCAGGCAACTTCGGCGCGCGTTTCTCAGTGGATCGGCTCAGAGAATCGCGCGGCTTCTCCTGCTGGTATGCTTCCATGTAACCGCGTTGTTTATATTTCCTTTCCATTTTCTCCTCACGTATGAACGAAAATACTGCTCTGTTAAACAAGCCCCGGTTGAGCGCCCGTCTGAACGGTTCTCAACAGCGGGTGTAACACAATCAACACAATCACATCACGTCATGACGTACTTTCCTTTTGCATGATGTGATCCCAAATTCCTCGCCCGTATCACCCTCCATCTGCAATGAGCAGGAGCGTAGATGGCCATTGGCCGCCTCAAAATAATGCTCCAGACAACAACCGTTCAAGCTCTAATCCCGCTTCTCAGCGGCGCCCGGTGCAGCTCAGCGAATGCTGCCCCTTTTAAACACACTCAGGAGAACGCTGTTTATTGTACAGCCCAATCTACATTAAAGTAAATCCATATTTTCACTCGTCCCCCAACTTCATCTCTGCCTTGTACTGATGACCGGCAAGGCGCTGAACAACGGCGCGGGCACTGAAACAGGCCTGGGCGTTCAGACTATCGCGGAGGGGTCATGGGAAAAGTATCCGGACAGCTAAATCCTACCCATGTAGATGTTGGTTTTGCCTGCGACACACCGGCCATGTCAATTGAAGAGTCTTCCGGCTCATTTCCCTCGCTGACTAAAAACAGCACTCTCTTCGGCCAGCCCTGACCGTTTGTTAACAACCCGAGCCATCACAAAAAGCAGGTCTGAGAGCCTATTGATATAGGGCAACACGCAGGGATTGATCTGTTCCTCATGGCTGAGAGCAACAATCGCTCGCTCCGCTCGCCGCGCTACAGTTCGAGCCACATGAAGCAAGCTCGCAACCTTACACCCGCCCGGCAAAATGAATTCTTCGAGTGGAGGCACCTCTTCGTTCAATTGATCGAGGACCTCCTCCAAATGCGTGACCCATTCCATGGGCACACGGGGAACTTCAATCCGGCTGGGACTCGCTAAATCAGCGCCGACCGTGAACAACTCGTTCTGGATCATTTGAAGAATTTGATTAATCTGCTGATCCGAGCTTTCAGAACGGATCACTCCCAGCAAAGAATTTAACTCATCTATCTCTCCATAGGCCTGAACGCGAGACGAAGCCTTACTGACCCTTTGGCCATCCACCAACGACGTTTCGCCGCCATCTCCCCCACGTGTATAAACCCTCGTAATACGCATAGTCCTATTCTGTCTCCCCGCTTCGCCAAATCTGTTCCAAGCGTTCATAGCTGGCGGGAAACTGACCACTATATCTGAGGAATGACGGAATAGGATAGCGGATGCCACCCTTTTGTGTTCCGTGTAGACCCTCGATAAGCTCATCAGCTCGGCACGCCGGCAACGCAAATGCCATTTCGTGATCCTCGGTCTGACCGAATACGCGATCACCATAACATGGCAAGATCACTTGGTACTCTTGTGTCTGCATCGTCCGGATGATCTCATCAGAGCAATCTAGCCGTCCGGTGAAGCTCGAATGAATCGCTCCGCCACGACGGTAAAGCGCCCCTGTCACCAGTCTTAAAACCTGGGCAGGATTGGCATAAATCAAAAAAACATCCGGCTCAAACGCCGTCCGCGCAGCCGGCGCGATCAAAATAGCCTCATACTGCCCATAGGCGAACCGGTGTGTCTCGGCCTCCGTTTTCGCGCCGGCTTCTAGCGTCTCCGTGTACATCCCGCAACTACAGTGTCCCTCCAGGTAGTAGCGGGTTTCCTGCTCAAATCCAAACACCGTTTTGGTCAGCACGCAGTTTAAGTCTTCCCTGCCCACTGCCAACGTCCAGCCATACCGACGGGCCATTGAAACGGCCTGACAGGTGGCGATCTGAATGCCCCAATCACGATGAGGCCGCTTGGCTTTCTCTGGCACAGGCTCGCCTCGGCCGAGCATCTTTATAGCCAAAGGAAACGTCTGTGGGCGCACTAATAACTCTATCTCTCGAGCAAATGATCCAGCGTCCATAGGGGCAGGATTCTACCTCAGCCCGCCTCCATGAGCAAACGAGAACAACGTTTTCCTCAACCTTTCTATTCGCGGAAGCAGAGGGAGCTCTGCTGGTCAAGCGCCAAGCCGCAACCGATTCTCTGCTCTGGCAGCAGCTCAAGCGGTTTTTCGCTCCGGATTATCCCGGATGCGAGCACGGGCTTGATGAAACCTTGAATCAAACGAGGTCTTGAAAACGCGGTGGCTCTCAGCCTTCACGCGAGGAGCGAGCAGATTTCCCAATCCACGCCTGTGCAGTCCATTAAAAAGGGCTGGCAAATTCCTATACCCCAAGCGACGGCCTAGCTTCCAGGCGCTGATCGTTTGATCCCGATTATAGAGCTCAATCGCTTGGATGATTCGTTCGCTCCGAAAATATCCGAAATGCTTGGGAACCAACCCGTGCTCCCGCAACTTCCCAAGATGCCAATACACCTTCCATAAAGGAATGTTGAGCGCGTGGGCAATTCCGCGGCTGGTCATCAGCGGCTTCTGGCCGGCAAGAGCCTGCATTCTGGCGCAGATGTCACACCGCCCAATCCAGTGCCCAGCCTGCGGGAGGCGTTTTTCCACAAGCAGCCCTTCCCGCCTGGCTTTGGCCACGATCTGATGGACGCGCTGCCGCGTTACACCAAACTGCCGCCCAATTTGCTCCAACGTTGGATGACTCGGCGAACGGTACATCTCAAGAATGCGCGCATTGCGTTCTTCACTATCTTGGCTGGCAGCTAGTTGCCGCTCCACCCATTCCAGTTGCGGGAGCCTCTTTTTACGCCTCACTTCATCGTAGCTCACTCCCAACGCTTTCGAGGCGTTGACAACCGTCGCCGGCGATATGCCAAAGTGCTTGGCAATTGAGCCAATATCCCAATGCTTGTCTCGAGCGAATTTGACAATCTCCAAATATCTTTTTGCTGTTTGGGGCCGCCTCGGCAATTTGATCACTTTAGCGATGTCGTTATTCATTATGCTCTCCCTTCAGTCGGCGTCAAGCAAACATGACTCCCTTTTGATGCAGACAACCTGCAAAGAGTTCATGATTGCCCTGTTTTTGGTCTATTGAATTGGCATTGCCTAGACTGGCACCACGCCCAATGATGTGAGAGAGCTTGCGCTACTGGACGACCGCAGATTGTTAACTATGCCTGGATTGGCATCGCGCCTGGCACAACCTGGACTCGCATTATGCCCAATGATGTGAGAGAACGGGGCATCCACGCCCAATGTAGTAGCGACGTTTGATGGCTTCCGTCAGATAGGTTTTTGCATTCTCCACTGACTGATAGAGCGTTTGACCCCGCGCCAGCCCGGCCGCTATAGCCGACGCTAAGGCGCATCCTGTGCCATGAATCCCTTCGGCCACATCTATTCGCTCTGCTCGAAATTCATGGAAGGCATCTCCGTCAAACAGTATGTCAACAGCTTCGGCTGAAGCTAAGTGCCCACCTTTAACAAGCGCAGCGGCGGCGCCACGCCGGATCAATGCTTCAGCAGCGCGCTTCATATCACGCTCGGATTCAATCTTGATAGAAACCAGTTCCTCGGCTTCCGGGATATTCGGCGTCACTAGAGATGCCAAGGGGATTAAATGTTCGAGCAAGCTGTCCTTTGCAGAAGCAGCAAGTAACGGGTCGCCAGACTTCGCACGCATAACCGGGTCAAGCACGATATTCCCTACTCTTCCCTTCCTCAGCTCTGAGGCAACTGTCTTGATGATCGTCTCGTTCGATAACATCCCTATTTTCACCGCATCCACACGAATGTCAGACATCACAGACCTTAATTGCTTCCGCACAATGGAGGCTGGAAGATCAAAGACTGCTTCCACCCCCGTGGTGTTTTGAGCGGTCACCGACGTTAAGACGGTTAAGCTGTAAACATGAAATGCCTCGAAGGTTTTTATGTCGCCTTGAATGCCAGCTCCGCCACATGAATCTGAGCCGGCGATTGTCAGCACCGTCGGTTCTCTTGCCTTCAACGATGTGGAGCTTTTGAGCAAGTTGGTCATCTTACAATACCGTGCTGAACTCAACGGAAGGCGCTACATATTCTGCCAATCCGGACCACCACCACCCTCGGGAGGCACCCACGTAATGATGCCAAATGGGTCCATAATGTCGCAGGTTTTGCAATGCACGCAATTAGAGGCATTGATCTGAAGTCGCCGTTTTGCCCCTTCGCCGTCAACCATCTCGTAAACACTGGCAGGACAGAAATACTGGCAAGGATTCCCGTATTGCTCAGCGCACTGCGTACTACAGATTTCATAGTCAGCAACTAGTAAATGTACCGGTTGGTCTTCTATATGCGATGTTCTTGAGTAGTAGACATCGGTCAATTTATCGAACGTGACTTTTCCATCAAATTGTGACCTGGTAACGACGCCTCGATCCTGTTGGGTAGCTACCAGCGTCTTCATCCGCTTGTGACCCGGCTCAACGGCCATTCGCTCAATCAATCCACGCCCACCTGTCACCATTTGAAGAGCCCCATTGAGCAGGCCGAACCACAATCCATGATGGAAGCTTTGGTGGAAATTTCTCACCTTGTAGAGCTCCTTCTCAACCCAACTTTGCGCCACTAGGTGCTCGTACCGAGCGAGTTGGTTAGAGGAGAAATCATCCTGCTTGATGGCTTCATAAATCGCCTCTGCTGCAAGCATGCCTGACTTCATCGCCAGGTGGATGCCCTTGAGGCGCTGCGAGTTCAAAAATCCAGCAGAATCTCCCACGATCAGAAGCCCATCAGCATAGAGCTTGGGAATTGAGAAGTACCCACCTTCAGGCAGCGCCTTGGCGCCATATCGGATGAGCTGACCACCTTCAAGCAACGGACGGATGGCAGGATGAGCCTTGAGCCGTTGCAGTTGCAAGTGAGGATCCATGCGCGGGTCCTCATAGCTCAACCCTATAACCAGGCCTATGCTCAACACAGTTTCAGAAAGCGAATAAATGAACGAACCGCCAAACGTTTTTGAATCGAGCGGGTAACCCATCGTATGGATGACCGTGCCCGGCGCGAGGCGACCAGCAGGTACCTCCCAGAGCTCCTTGACTCCGACCGAATAAACCTGAGGATTTTTTCCTCTGTCCAGTCCTAACCTGCTCACAACTTCCTTGGTTAACGAGCCACGAACGCCCTCCCCTAAGACGACTACTTTCGTGCGAATTTCAACGCCTGGCTCATAATTCGGTTTGGGACGACCATGTTTGTCAACCCCTTTGTCGCCAGTTTGAACACCAACGACTCGATCACCTTCATACAAAAGCTTCACGCCGGGGAACTCAGGGAATATATCAACACCAGCCGCCTCAACCTGGCTAGCAAGCCATTTGACAAACTGTCCAAGAGAGATGACATAGTTGCCATGATTTTGTAGCGGCTTTGGAATAATCGGGGCTGATATTTTCCGGCTCTCCGTTAAGAACCAAAGATACTCGTTGGTGACCGGCGCGCTCAAAGGCGCCTGTCGCTGTTCATAATCGGGAATTAGCTCCTTCAAGGCAATTGGGTCAAGCACAGCGCCAGAAAGAGTGTGCGCGCCTACCTCTTTTCCCTTCTCTATGATAGCAATTGAAACTTCAATGGGCGGTTGATCTGCCCGCTTATTGTGATCGCTGATCAGGTTTGCAAGGTGCAACGCACCGCTGAGGCTGGCTGGCCCAGCTCCAACAAAAAGCACGTCTATGTCAAGCGTGTCTCGCTTTACGTCCATCAAAACCTCCGACGCGTTTGCTACGAGTCTGTGATTGTAACACAGCGACCCCTTTTCCAAAAGAAATACAAATTTTCCGGTTTGCGAAGCGCCCGCTTGCACTGCCACAGAGCCACCAATATAATCTCGACCTTACCCAAGAGGTCACCATGAAATTATTCTCCATTGAAGAAGCCAACGCGCTACTTCCCTTCCTTCGGGTGTCGCTGCAAAAAGCGCAGGCTGAACGCAATGCCATCCGTCAACTGGCTCCAAAAATCCGTCGTGCCCAAGAAAAAGCCCTCCTGGGAGGAGGAGCGCCCTACGGTCCGGCCTTTGTCCGCCACGTCATTCGCTACCAAGAGGTAGCACACGCGATTCACTCTACAGGCGTCATTGTAAAAGACTTTGACATCGGATTATGCGACTTTCCATTCTACCTGGACGACCACGTCGTCTATCTGTGTTGGAAACCTGACGAAGAACGCATTGAGTGGTGGCACGAACTCGATGCAGGTTTCGCAGGGCGGCAGGCATTATACAAATAAATAGCTTGACATCAGTCTACATTGCTGCTACAAAGCAGAAAATAAAAATCGGTCAAATGGAGGTTTTTTAAGTCAATGATGGGCAAAAATGACATCATGACCTCTCGCGAAGTAATGGCTTATCTCAAAATCAGTAAACCAACCCTCTACCGAATGATCCAAGACGGCAATTTGAAGGCAGTGAAAATTGGCAAGAACTATCGGTTTCTCAAACAAGACATCGAAAATCTTCTCCGGACAAACCAGTCGTATGGAGGGTAGTCACCTATGGCCAAGATCACGGCAATTGCTAACCAAAAAGGTGGTGTTGGTAAAACGACAGTGGCAGTGAATCTGTCCATTGCTGCAGCCCGAAATGGATTGCAAACACTGCTTGTTGACGCTGATTCCCAGGCCAATGCTACAAGCACCTTCTTTCCGAAGGAAGGAATCACACAGTCGCTCTACCACGTTCTGGAAGAAGGGTTGTCAGCTAGCCGTGTTATCTTGCAAACAAACATCATCAATCTCGATATTTTGCCATCTACTATACAACTGGCCAGGGAGGAGACCAACTTTCATCCGGACACCTTTTTCCGCCTCGAAGATGCCTTACAAGGGTTGAATTACGATCTGATCTTCATTGATGCCCCGCCCAGTCTTGGGGTCTGCTTCACACAGGCGCTTGTCGCTGCCGATTATCTCCTCATTGTGAGCGTAGCCGGCAAGTTCGCTGCCGAAGGGATCGAAGACTTGAACGATTCATACGAACGAATCAAGCGACGCTTCAATCACGACCTTCAGCTTCTTGGGTGCCTGCTGAACAAATTCGATGCCCGTATCACCGGCCATAAAGAGTCCAAGCTCTGGCTCAGGGGCGTTTTTGGCAAGAAAGCGTTCAACACCGTCATCCCAACTCATGCTGCACTGGAAACCAATCCAATCGCTGCGCCAACTTCTAAAAGCGACCTGGCATTCCAGGAGCTTTTTGAAGAGATCTGTGTTCGCTTGCAACTGCCGATAGTACCAAAGGAGGTCGCTCTTGGCACGAAAGAAAGTTAAATTGCCAACCCGCGAAGGAACCAAGTTGCCACCGTTGTCAGAGGAAGAGCGGTTACAACGTAGGAGAGTCGGCCATCCATTGGATGACTTTCCCGTCAGCCCACGCATGTCACAGTGGCGAGAAGTTGATATTCAAACTGAACAAAACGCGCCGGCTGATTCAGAAACGATGAAACGTTCAATTGAACGTTCAATGAAACGTTCAATTGAACATATACAAAATCAAAAGACAGATTCTGTTGCAAATCGAGAAAATAAAGAACTATTTGATGAGATTGAATTTATAAATCAAACATCAATAGCTAATCAAAGACGAAGTAAAAACAAATCTGAACGTTTAATTGAACGTTCAGATGAACGTTTAATTGAACATTTAGAATCCAAACAAATCAAAGAAGCTTACATCGCTCTGGATGCCACTCACACGGCCTCAGAAGCGAAAGTGTATGGCTACCTCTATCGGCTCTCCATTGTGCGTGGCCAAAACACCTGTCGCGCGTCCCTCTCAGAGATGCAACAATCGCTGGGACTGGCTAAAAACACGCTTATTCGGGCAATTCGCGGCCTTATCGAGAAGCTTTCCATTGAAGCACTCGACCGACGCGCCGGCTCAAAAATCGGATCGCTCTTTAGAATTTATCCAGTCAAAGACATCCTGACGCGCCGAAAAGAGGCCGGCATTGAGATTGACGAGATGAAGCGAATCGTGCCTAATAGTTCAATTGAACGTTCAATTGAACGTATAAATGAACGTTCAAAAATTGAACCATTGAACGTTCAAAAATTGAACGTTCAATTGAACGTTCAACCACCAACTAAACAATTGACAAAAAATAACTTAAGCGACGCCCTCCGGAAAACTAAACATTTTTATTTAAGAAATGACGATGATTTACAATCATCGTCAATAGGGGACGATGACTTTTCGCGGCTTCTGCTGATCAAAGACGTCTATTGCGGCATCACGGGAAACGACTGGCGAGAGACAGACGAAACAGAAGCAAAAAACATCTGCCATATAGGAATTGGCCACGTCATTCTGGGCATCTGCTATTCGATAGACCGAGCTAGCAACCATCATGTAGGGAGTTTGAAATACTGCATCCCGGCTATCCTCGATCACTACGACGCAATGAAATCATTTCCTGAAGAAGCTCTCATGAGCATAGCCTACTCACACATGATGAGAATCAAGCTGGCCCAGAAAAGAAATGCTTGGGATCCACACTCGGAACGGGAGGAACACAGGATGGGTTGAAATCAGTTGAGCTTGCTTATGAAAACTTGCCACATACTCAAGTGGATCAAACAGCGGCGGCAAAACCGGAGCGCAAATGAGCGAACTCACCAAGGAGCACTGATATTGAACAAATGGCATTGAATCAACGGTTAGCGAAGTATCCGTCGAAAACAAGCCTCACACAGAAATTGCTTGGATGGATTCAGGCTGTCACGCTAGCAACGTGGTTTGGAAGCATGGTTTTTGTCAGCTTCATTGGAGCTCCAACGGCCTTTCAGGTGGTTAACGACACAAGAACAGCCGGCGCAATTGTAGGGGGAATGCTCAATAAAGTTTACCTGATGAGTTACGGCGTGGGTGTGATTGTCTTTTGCCTGTGGATCATCCAATTCGCTTTGGGGCATCTATCGGGCTTGCGGCTTGCTGGGTTGGTGCTAGTTTTATTTATTGGCCTTGGAATGAACGTTTATGCTCGCGAGGTTGTGGCCCGCAGGATGGCAGAAATCCGCAGAAACATAGACCAGGTGAACAATACCGCTGATCAGCAGCAACTGCGTGCCACATTCGATCGGCTGCATCGGTATTCTGTCTGGTTGATGGGTGGTAGTATGATTGCCGGCTTGATACTGATTTCTGCGATTGGTGTAGGGACTGAGCCACGAAAAGAGACGAATCGCTGGCGAATGTAGAGAGGCATACTGGTGCTCGAGGGAAGGGCGTTTTGTTATTGCATTTCTAAGGTAACAACAACAGGAGACAACAAACGATGAGCTATATTGTCGAAAGTCAGGTTGAGCGCTACATGGAACAACTCATTCCCGAGCGGGACCCTGTTTTGCAGGAGATGGAGCAGTTGGCGGCAGAGAAGGGAATTCCGATTGTTGGGCCTGTGGTTGGGCGGTTTTTGTTTCAGCAAGCGCTCTTGCTACAGGCGCGGCGCATTTTTGAGTTGGGGTCGGCCATTGGTTATTCAACGATCTGGCTTGCGTGGGCGGTGAGTGATGCAGGCGTTGTTTATTACACCGATAGCAGCCCTGAGTATGCTGAGATGGCTCGTGAATTTTGCCGGCGAGCAGGGGTTGAGCAGCGTGTTCGGTTCCTCGTTGGAGAGGCGTTGGAGTCGCTCGACAGCGTGGATGGTCAGTTTGACATTGTCTTCAACGACGTCAACAAGTATCAATACCCGCAAGTCTTCCTCAAAGCTGCTTCGCGCGTGCGGCAAGGCGGTCTGCTAATAGCCGACAACGTGCTTTGGGGCGGGCGGGTCGCCAGAGGTGATCAAGATAGTTGGACGGAAGGCATTCGCCAGTATAACCGGCTGATTTACGAAGCGCCCGACTTTCTAACAACAATTGTGCCGCTCCGTGATGGAGTTTCGTTAAGTTTGAAATTGTACTCGTAGGCTTTCTCATGAGGGCTGCCGGAGGAGTCAGTAGCGATGACGAACACAGCAAATAGTGTCAAGCCGCTTGGGCCGGCGGAGCAGGTGAAAGCAATCGAAGAGATCCAGCAGCTCAAGCGAGAAAGAAACGCCATCATTCTAGCTCACAACTATCAAATCCCAGAGATTCAGGACCTCGCTGACTATGTGGGAGACTCGTTGGGCTTATCCATGCAGGCTGCTCAGACGCAGGCCGATGTCATCGTGTTCTGCGGCGTCCATTTCATGGCAGAGACGGCAGCCGTTTTGTGTCCGCAAAAAACGGTGCTCATTCCCAGTCTGGAGGCCGGTTGCTCGTTGGCAGCAACGATCAATGCTGAGCAGTTGCGTCAGTGGAAGGCTGAGCATCCGAATGCCGTCGTGGTCTCTTACATCAACACGACGGCTGAGGTGAAAGCAGAAACAGATTACTGTTGTACGTCCAGCAATGCCGAAAAAGTGATTCGGGCAATTCCCGAAGAGAAGGAGATATTGTTTCTTCCTGACATGTTTCTCGGAGCCTACTTACAGAGGGTGACAGGACGCAAGATGCACCTTTGGTTGGGAGAGTGCCACGTGCATGCTGGCATACGCCCAGATCACGTCAAGACGATGCGTCAGGAGCATCCCCACGCTGAATTCTTGATTCATCCTGAGTGTGGGTGCGCGTCGCCCTTCATGTACCACGTCGCTGAACAGGAGATCGCTCCAACTGGAACTCACATTCTTTCGACAGGCCACATGATTAGGCATGCCAAGCAATCGCCCACACGAGAATTCATTGTGGCGACAGAGATAGGAATTTTGCACCAACTTCGTAAACAGAACCCCGATAAAACATTCATCCCAGCCCATCGCGAAGCCGTCTGTCAGTACATGAAGATGATCACGTTAGAAAATCTACGTCGCTCGCTGCGCGAGATGATTTATCGGGTGATCGTTCCTGAGGAAATTGCTCGCCGCGCTCGGCGCTCCATTGAGCGAATGCTTGAGCTAGCGTGACGCTCCGCGTGGAGACGAGTATTGGCGCAAGTGCAACGCGGCAGCGCCAAGGATGCCGACATCCTCCTTGAAGTGAGCGCCAACGATGGGCGTGTTAGCGACGAAGGGATTGAGCGTGTAGCTGGGCAGATGCGCCCTGATCGTGTCGAACAGCAAGTCACCGATGGCAGAGACGCCACCGCCGATGATGACGACATCCGGGTCAAGCAAGTTAAGCATCCCGCCCAGCCAAATGGACAGGTATAGACCGGTTTCCTCAATGAGCTGCCCAGCCAGCGCGTCGCCTTGTTGAGCGGCTTGCGCGATCACGATCGGGTTGATGCGGGATACATCGCCGTCGACAAGGTCTAGGATTTTGCTTGGCGTCGCTGACGTTGTAATGCGCTCCACCGCACGCTTAGTCAACGCTGTGCCTGAAGCGTAGGCCTCAATGCAGCCGCGCCTTCCACAACCGCACAATCGGCCTTGATGGTCAATGGTGACATGACCACCCTCGCCGGCTGAGCCATTCTTTCCATGATAAATGCGTTGGCGGTGGATTAGGCCGGTGCCGATACCTGTGCTGACGGTCACGTACAGCACATGATCGTAGCCCACGCCCGCGCCAAACAGCGCTTCAGCCAAACCCGCGGCGTTTGCATCGTTGTCAACCAGAGTTGGTTTCCCAAAGCGGGCCTGTACCAGCTCCAACAAAGGAACATTTTTGAACGCAGGAATGTTCGGCGCATGGAAGATGACGCCGTGTTGTGGGTCCAGCGGCCCTGGAGCGACCACACCGATGCCGGCGATTTGATCGAGTGTGATCGAGCCTTGGCTGAGCGTTCGTTCGATGGATTCATAAATCTGCTGCATGACGACGTTCAGATCGTCGTCCGGTGGTGTGGGTGAGAGCGTTTTAGTCACGATGGTGTTGGTCGCAGCGACCACGCCTGTGGCTATTTTCGTTCCTCCCACATCAACACCGAGAATCAAAGGTTCTTTATCTTTCATTCTCACATCCGCCCGAAGCGTGAAATGGCGCGACGCAGACTATATGTGAGCGATTCGTTTGGTGTCAAGCAATAAGAATTTTCTTAATGTGGCGCTTGACAGATCGAGCGGCTTGTTATAAGGTCATGACAACTCGGCTAATAGGAAGGGTAGTTTGAAGCCTCTGTCGAGGAACGAAACGACAGCGGTGAGCCGTTTTTCACGAGCACGCCGGAGGCGGCAGCCTGCCTATACCAGCACTCCTTCAGCAGCGATGCGGTCTTGCAGTAAATTTGCAGTTGCTCGCTGCCAGCTTGCTAGAGGTCAGTCTCAAGGTTTATAAGTTGGGGGTCATGATGAAGCGAGAAAATGGCCAACGGCGTAGAGTAACTGATTTCTTGATAACTCTTGCCATCGTGCTTGCTTTGTTCGAGTCGGTGAGTGGCCAACCAAGCGGTGAAATTCGTGGGCAGATCACCGACCCGACCGGCGCTGCATTATCAGGGGCATTGGTCTCCGTCAAGAACCTCGCTACTGAGTTAGAACAAGAGGCGATCACCGATAGTGCTGGCCGATTTGTTTTTGGCGGGATTTCGATTGGCATCTATCGCGTCAAGGTTCAGCTGACAGGCTTTTCTGACGCGGCGCGGACCGTGACGTTGGCTGAGCCTGGCGAGGTGCTCGAAGTGAATTTTGAGATCGCGCCGGGCAGTATTGCTGAGACAGTGACGGTGACGGCCAGTCGTGGTGAGCGCGATGTGCTGGAGGTGCCGGTTCGCGCTTCTGTGCAATTGGAGGAGATCATTCATCGTGAGAATCCGGCGACCACCGGAGATGTTTTATTGAGCTTGCCCAGTTTGACGCCGGTCAACAGTGGTCCGTACTTGGTGCGGCCGCGCCTACGCGGTTTGGATTCGACGCGCCTTGTGTTGATGGTTGATGGCGAGCGGCTGAACACCGCGCGGGTGGCCACCGACCGCGCAGGCCCAGAATTAGGGCTGGTTGATCCAAGTCAGGTCCAGTCCATCGAGGTCGTGCATGGGGCTGGCTCGGCGCTGTATGGCACGGATGCGCTCTCAGGAACAATCAACGTGATTACGGATATGCCTGAGCCGACCGACCGACGGTTCAGAGTTGGTGGGAGCTTTAACGGCTTTTTCAGTTCCAATGAGATTGCGCGGCGGGGCACGGGCAAACTGGACATCGCCGGTCGCAAGTTCGCTGTCAGAACCTCTCTGATGTTGGAGCGGTTTCCCAACTACAACGCGGGGCGACCGTACGGTGAGTCTTCTGTGCCTGTCATTCAGCCGGTCACGGTCTTTAGCGACACGGCAACCACGAATCCGGCGGTGCTTGTTCCTCCGCCGGGGCGGGTCATTCAGCAGATCCTGCTCGGAATTGCTCCAGACCCGTTCAATGCGCCGTTTACGCGCACGAGCTCAGAAATTCCTAACTCGCAGTCGCACGGCAGCAATCTCAGCCTGACGGGGCGCATCTTTCCTGCGACAGGTCACTCGATTCGACTGCGGTTAACCCAGCGTCGCACGTCATTCATCGGGTTCCCAGACTTCAAGCAGCCGACCTTTTTCCAGGTCATCAATCTTCCGTTTAGCGATTTGGACAAGGCGAGCCTGCGGTATGACGGGTCTGGTTTTTCGTCGTGGTTGACGCGAATTTCTGGTGGCGGTTACTGGCAGGATCAAGACCGTCTGCTGCGAAATGATTTTACGGTTCTCGGCGTAAGCCCCGTTGCCGACATCCCGAA is part of the Blastocatellia bacterium genome and encodes:
- a CDS encoding TonB-dependent receptor; this encodes MMKRENGQRRRVTDFLITLAIVLALFESVSGQPSGEIRGQITDPTGAALSGALVSVKNLATELEQEAITDSAGRFVFGGISIGIYRVKVQLTGFSDAARTVTLAEPGEVLEVNFEIAPGSIAETVTVTASRGERDVLEVPVRASVQLEEIIHRENPATTGDVLLSLPSLTPVNSGPYLVRPRLRGLDSTRLVLMVDGERLNTARVATDRAGPELGLVDPSQVQSIEVVHGAGSALYGTDALSGTINVITDMPEPTDRRFRVGGSFNGFFSSNEIARRGTGKLDIAGRKFAVRTSLMLERFPNYNAGRPYGESSVPVIQPVTVFSDTATTNPAVLVPPPGRVIQQILLGIAPDPFNAPFTRTSSEIPNSQSHGSNLSLTGRIFPATGHSIRLRLTQRRTSFIGFPDFKQPTFFQVINLPFSDLDKASLRYDGSGFSSWLTRISGGGYWQDQDRLLRNDFTVLGVSPVADIPNRDNLTRVSVLSNTRQNVKSFGFNANAGLLVAGKNVLTVGMDFFRDHSRDTRTTMTRVEIIGQGDRVTRRARLFSTPSVIVPSAISQPQRVPIARFRNAAFFVEDELEVNRWLRLLGSFRVDRIKVETLPTVGYVPRIPNADPPFDPETFPAAGGDTISRTAYTGNFGFVLRPRDVLSVTARIGRSFRHPNLEELLFYGPATIGAIVPNLKVKPEQGVNLDIGAKLRTARLAGEFTYFNNTFTNFISTEIVTVAKDDAEFANGSPISQAGNFLSRLRIQGIEANLELPISYRTTVFTWFGNLHYLHGEILRGKTALRTTSGIREVDIDGAPADNISPFKSVLGVRWNDGPFRYWWEYNVRIQTRVNRVSPFILESPFLIPQDLFGLYGFSVHTARAGYNFNRERYTLSLSVALENLGNKFYREHFQFAPARGRSLTIGVNYRFF
- a CDS encoding O-methyltransferase gives rise to the protein MSYIVESQVERYMEQLIPERDPVLQEMEQLAAEKGIPIVGPVVGRFLFQQALLLQARRIFELGSAIGYSTIWLAWAVSDAGVVYYTDSSPEYAEMAREFCRRAGVEQRVRFLVGEALESLDSVDGQFDIVFNDVNKYQYPQVFLKAASRVRQGGLLIADNVLWGGRVARGDQDSWTEGIRQYNRLIYEAPDFLTTIVPLRDGVSLSLKLYS
- a CDS encoding ROK family protein — encoded protein: MKDKEPLILGVDVGGTKIATGVVAATNTIVTKTLSPTPPDDDLNVVMQQIYESIERTLSQGSITLDQIAGIGVVAPGPLDPQHGVIFHAPNIPAFKNVPLLELVQARFGKPTLVDNDANAAGLAEALFGAGVGYDHVLYVTVSTGIGTGLIHRQRIYHGKNGSAGEGGHVTIDHQGRLCGCGRRGCIEAYASGTALTKRAVERITTSATPSKILDLVDGDVSRINPIVIAQAAQQGDALAGQLIEETGLYLSIWLGGMLNLLDPDVVIIGGGVSAIGDLLFDTIRAHLPSYTLNPFVANTPIVGAHFKEDVGILGAAALHLRQYSSPRGASR
- the nadA gene encoding quinolinate synthase NadA; its protein translation is MTNTANSVKPLGPAEQVKAIEEIQQLKRERNAIILAHNYQIPEIQDLADYVGDSLGLSMQAAQTQADVIVFCGVHFMAETAAVLCPQKTVLIPSLEAGCSLAATINAEQLRQWKAEHPNAVVVSYINTTAEVKAETDYCCTSSNAEKVIRAIPEEKEILFLPDMFLGAYLQRVTGRKMHLWLGECHVHAGIRPDHVKTMRQEHPHAEFLIHPECGCASPFMYHVAEQEIAPTGTHILSTGHMIRHAKQSPTREFIVATEIGILHQLRKQNPDKTFIPAHREAVCQYMKMITLENLRRSLREMIYRVIVPEEIARRARRSIERMLELA